The nucleotide sequence GATAAATGCCCGTCAGTCGTCCCCCCTGAAAGGTGCCGACCTGATGCGAAATATTCAGAACCTCATCCAGGTCAGACGAAATCAGAATCAGCGCCATGCCCTGCCTGACCAGTTCACCAATCAGGCGGTACAGGTCTTCGCGGGCACCAACATCAATGCCTCGCGTGGGTTCATCGAGTATCAGAATTTCCGGCGGTTCTTCCATCCAGCGACCGACGAGCACCTTCTGCTGATTGCCGCCGGAAAGATCGCGGATGGGCTGTTGAGGGTCAGACAGACGCACGCCAAAACCCTCAATCGTGCGGGCCACGATTTCACTGCGACTCTGATTATCAAAGCGAAAACCGTGAATCCATTTCTTCAGCCAGGGGAGTGTGATATTAAACGCCACTGACTGTTCTGTGATGAGTCCCTGATGTTTACGGTCTTCGGGAACCAGGACCAGCCCCTGCCTTAAGGCATCGCGGGGGTTGTTGATCTGCACCGTTTTTCCATTAATGGAAACAGTCCCCGCCAGAACGCGATCCACGCCAAACAGAGCGCGGGCCAACTCGGTGCGACCTGCCCCCACGAGGCCAGACAGCCCCAGCACTTCCCCATAACGGACTTCGAACGAGACATTCTGCACGTAAGCCGAACAGAGCCCCTCCACTTTCAATGCGATCTCACCCGGCTCGTATGGGGGGCGGGGAAAATGCTCTTTGATGTCGCGTCCCACCATCCACTCAATCAGGGTCGCCGGTTCGATCTCTCCGGTTTTCGCAGTGCCTGCGGTTTTGCCATCACGCAGCACTGTGATCCGATCTGAGAGGCGCGTGACTTCTTCCATACGATGCGAAATATAAATGATGCCGACACCCTGCGTTTTCAGTTGTTGCAGCGTGGTGAAGAGTGCTTCGACTTCCGTTTCCGACAGTGACGAAGTTGGTTCATCCAGAATCAAAACCCGCGCCTCCTGGGAGAGTGCCCGGGCAATTTCGACTAACTGCTGTTGTGCGGTGCTGAGTTGTGATACGACGGCTGTCACATCGCTGATTTCGGTGAGCCCGAGTCGCGTCAGTAATGCTTCAGCCTGTC is from Gimesia maris and encodes:
- a CDS encoding sugar ABC transporter ATP-binding protein, which codes for MSVASAAPLLRLQGITRRFGNVTALDDVSFAVEAGEIHTLLGENGAGKSTLIKILGGIYQPDAGEIWSGEKQVQLRQVTDADQLKIRLIHQELSLAPNLTVAENIFLGREPVRCGLLQRREMNRQAEALLTRLGLTEISDVTAVVSQLSTAQQQLVEIARALSQEARVLILDEPTSSLSETEVEALFTTLQQLKTQGVGIIYISHRMEEVTRLSDRITVLRDGKTAGTAKTGEIEPATLIEWMVGRDIKEHFPRPPYEPGEIALKVEGLCSAYVQNVSFEVRYGEVLGLSGLVGAGRTELARALFGVDRVLAGTVSINGKTVQINNPRDALRQGLVLVPEDRKHQGLITEQSVAFNITLPWLKKWIHGFRFDNQSRSEIVARTIEGFGVRLSDPQQPIRDLSGGNQQKVLVGRWMEEPPEILILDEPTRGIDVGAREDLYRLIGELVRQGMALILISSDLDEVLNISHQVGTFQGGRLTGIYPAEKVTAAQIMQKLTGEEA